In Archangium violaceum, the following are encoded in one genomic region:
- a CDS encoding DUF4265 domain-containing protein has product MAGDASEHSVKVFFELQQDEDGYPPVTCESMWATPLGDGLYRLGNIPFFARGVAYEDVVSAVPRDDGTLGFVEVVRPSGHSTLRVIAYEDSKAPELRRQLEALGCDTEQSHIPNLFAVDVPPSVSLDAVRHLLEAGDASEHWEYEEACLEHS; this is encoded by the coding sequence ATGGCTGGTGATGCTTCCGAGCACTCGGTCAAGGTCTTCTTCGAACTACAGCAGGATGAGGATGGTTATCCGCCCGTGACGTGCGAGAGCATGTGGGCCACGCCCCTGGGCGATGGGCTCTACCGGCTCGGCAACATCCCCTTCTTCGCTCGTGGAGTCGCCTACGAGGACGTCGTCTCGGCGGTGCCTCGTGACGATGGCACGCTCGGCTTCGTCGAGGTCGTGCGCCCCTCCGGGCACAGCACGCTGCGGGTCATCGCCTATGAGGATTCCAAGGCCCCTGAGCTGCGGCGCCAGCTGGAGGCGCTCGGGTGCGACACCGAGCAGAGCCACATTCCGAACCTGTTCGCTGTCGATGTCCCCCCATCCGTCTCCCTGGATGCGGTGAGGCACCTGCTCGAAGCGGGGGATGCCTCCGAGCACTGGGAGTACGAGGAGGCGTGTCTGGAGCACTCCTGA
- a CDS encoding HNH endonuclease produces MIQSLLLALLTLLGSIEVRVLAPAPDQTHTIPSCALVCSWPSLPETGTDGLEQHPTVEAIAGKDRSRLPFTKKGKSLVKEKNATQNDGKIICENCKVETVPGQKHTKDTTPPPNEAQVDHVIPKAKGGKGDPENGQVLCRDCNIKKGDKQE; encoded by the coding sequence ATGATTCAGTCTCTTCTGCTCGCCCTGCTCACCCTGTTGGGCTCAATCGAGGTGCGGGTGCTCGCCCCCGCTCCCGACCAGACCCATACGATTCCTTCGTGTGCTCTGGTTTGCTCCTGGCCATCGTTGCCAGAGACGGGGACGGACGGCCTGGAGCAGCACCCCACGGTCGAAGCAATTGCCGGCAAGGATCGAAGCCGCCTTCCGTTCACGAAGAAGGGGAAGTCGCTCGTCAAGGAGAAGAACGCCACGCAGAACGACGGAAAGATCATCTGCGAGAACTGCAAGGTGGAGACAGTTCCAGGTCAGAAGCACACCAAGGACACCACTCCTCCGCCCAACGAGGCACAGGTCGACCACGTCATCCCAAAAGCCAAGGGCGGTAAGGGTGACCCCGAGAACGGCCAGGTTCTATGCCGTGACTGCAACATCAAGAAAGGCGACAAGCAGGAATGA